From one Anguilla rostrata isolate EN2019 chromosome 12, ASM1855537v3, whole genome shotgun sequence genomic stretch:
- the LOC135235679 gene encoding S-arrestin-like isoform X1 has protein sequence MSPKHVVFKKISRDKSVGIYMGNRDFVDHVDFVDPVDGVVLVDPEQLKGKKVFVMLSCTFRYGRDDMDVLGVAFRRDLYLSTRQVYPPLQDKERSTHTKMQEKLLNKLGINAYPFFFEFPDNLPCSVGLQPLPSDVGKHCAVEFEVKAFCAESQDEKIHKRSSVRLAIRKMQYAPEQDGPAPSNETTREFVLSEKPLQMEVSLEKQTYYHGEPINVHVNITNSSSKTVKGITVSVEQMATVVLYSNDKYVKPVAMEETSDSVAPGTSLRKVYTLLPLLANNRERRGIVLDGKLKHEDTNLASSSLVKEGVLKEVLGILVSYRVVVKLTVGGMMGSSEVGVEVPFQLMHPKPDAGKVHPMEAELVFEEFKRSYLKGMIADDDEEDNASPAEVS, from the exons GTGGGGATCTACATGGGGAACAGGGATTTTGTGGATCATGTGGACTTTGTGGACCCAGTGG ATGGCGTTGTGCTGGTGGATCCCGAACAgctgaaagggaaaaaag TGTTTGTCATGCTGTCCTGCACATTTCGGTATGGGCGAGACGACATGGATGTACTGGGTGTAGCATTCCGCAGAGACCTCTACCTGTCGACTCGTCAGGTGTACCCTCCTCTGCAGGATAAAGAAAGGAGCACGCACACCAAGATGCAGGAGAAACTGCTGAACAAGCTGGGGATCAATGCGTACCCCTTTTTCTTTGAG TTCCCAGATAACCTGCCATGCTCCGTGGGACTGCAGCCTCTACCATCAGACGTTGGAAAG CATTGTGCTGTGGAGTTTGAAGTGAAGGCATTTTGTGCCGAGAGCCAGGATGAGAAGATCCATAAGAG gAGCTCTGTCCGTCTGGCAATCCGCAAAATGCAGTATGCTCCTGAGCAAGATGGACCTGCCCCCTCCAATGAGACCACGCGTGAGTTTGTCCTATCTGAAAAACCCTTACAAATGGAGGTCAGCCTGGAAAAGCAG ACTTATTACCATGGAGAGCCAATCAACGTCCATGTGAACATCACAAACAGCTCCAGCAAAACTGTGAAAGGCATTACTGTTTCAG TGGAGCAAATGGCCACTGTGGTGCTGTATTCCAATGATAAGTACGTGAAACCTGTGGCGATGGAGGAAACCTC AGATTCCGTGGCCCCCGGCACCAGCCTGAGGAAGGTTTACACCCTCCTTCCCCTGCTGGCCAACAACCGGGAAAGGCGGGGTATAGTCCTCGATGGGAAGCTGAAGCATGAGGACACCAACCTGGCCTCCTCTAGCTT GGTGAAGGAAGGTGTACTGAAAGAGGTTCTTGGGATCCTGGTGTCCTATCGAGTCGTGGTGAAGCTCACTGTTGgcgg gatGATGGGATCCAG TGAGGTTGGTGTTGAGGTGCCATTCCAGCTGATGCATCCCAAACCTGATGCAGGTAAGGTTCACCCA ATGGAGGCGGAACTCGTGTTTGAGGAGTTCAAGCGTTCCTACCTGAAAGGGATGATCGCGGACGATGACGAGGAGGACAACGCTTCGCCGGCGGAGGTGTCGTGA
- the LOC135235679 gene encoding beta-arrestin-1-like isoform X2: MLSCTFRYGRDDMDVLGVAFRRDLYLSTRQVYPPLQDKERSTHTKMQEKLLNKLGINAYPFFFEFPDNLPCSVGLQPLPSDVGKHCAVEFEVKAFCAESQDEKIHKRSSVRLAIRKMQYAPEQDGPAPSNETTREFVLSEKPLQMEVSLEKQTYYHGEPINVHVNITNSSSKTVKGITVSVEQMATVVLYSNDKYVKPVAMEETSDSVAPGTSLRKVYTLLPLLANNRERRGIVLDGKLKHEDTNLASSSLVKEGVLKEVLGILVSYRVVVKLTVGGMMGSSEVGVEVPFQLMHPKPDAGKVHPMEAELVFEEFKRSYLKGMIADDDEEDNASPAEVS, encoded by the exons ATGCTGTCCTGCACATTTCGGTATGGGCGAGACGACATGGATGTACTGGGTGTAGCATTCCGCAGAGACCTCTACCTGTCGACTCGTCAGGTGTACCCTCCTCTGCAGGATAAAGAAAGGAGCACGCACACCAAGATGCAGGAGAAACTGCTGAACAAGCTGGGGATCAATGCGTACCCCTTTTTCTTTGAG TTCCCAGATAACCTGCCATGCTCCGTGGGACTGCAGCCTCTACCATCAGACGTTGGAAAG CATTGTGCTGTGGAGTTTGAAGTGAAGGCATTTTGTGCCGAGAGCCAGGATGAGAAGATCCATAAGAG gAGCTCTGTCCGTCTGGCAATCCGCAAAATGCAGTATGCTCCTGAGCAAGATGGACCTGCCCCCTCCAATGAGACCACGCGTGAGTTTGTCCTATCTGAAAAACCCTTACAAATGGAGGTCAGCCTGGAAAAGCAG ACTTATTACCATGGAGAGCCAATCAACGTCCATGTGAACATCACAAACAGCTCCAGCAAAACTGTGAAAGGCATTACTGTTTCAG TGGAGCAAATGGCCACTGTGGTGCTGTATTCCAATGATAAGTACGTGAAACCTGTGGCGATGGAGGAAACCTC AGATTCCGTGGCCCCCGGCACCAGCCTGAGGAAGGTTTACACCCTCCTTCCCCTGCTGGCCAACAACCGGGAAAGGCGGGGTATAGTCCTCGATGGGAAGCTGAAGCATGAGGACACCAACCTGGCCTCCTCTAGCTT GGTGAAGGAAGGTGTACTGAAAGAGGTTCTTGGGATCCTGGTGTCCTATCGAGTCGTGGTGAAGCTCACTGTTGgcgg gatGATGGGATCCAG TGAGGTTGGTGTTGAGGTGCCATTCCAGCTGATGCATCCCAAACCTGATGCAGGTAAGGTTCACCCA ATGGAGGCGGAACTCGTGTTTGAGGAGTTCAAGCGTTCCTACCTGAAAGGGATGATCGCGGACGATGACGAGGAGGACAACGCTTCGCCGGCGGAGGTGTCGTGA